In Acidobacteriota bacterium, a single window of DNA contains:
- a CDS encoding DNA-binding response regulator, which yields MTKILIVEDEPNMVAGLRDNFEFEGYEVLSAYDGSEGLEKALATSPDLVVLDVMMPKMSGLDVCKQLKAKRPSIPIIMLTARGQEIDKVVGLELGADDYVTKPFSIRELVARVKAVLRRSHTLPKEHDKYSFSDVEVDLRTCRISRAGKQVEFSAMEFELLKYFICNAGEVLSRERLLEDVWGYDRYPTTRTVDAHLVRLRQKLEPNPEQPRYFLTVHGMGYRFVG from the coding sequence ATGACGAAAATACTCATAGTTGAAGATGAACCCAACATGGTCGCAGGATTGCGTGACAACTTCGAGTTCGAAGGCTACGAAGTTCTCAGCGCATACGATGGATCGGAAGGACTCGAGAAGGCTTTGGCTACCTCTCCCGATCTGGTAGTGCTGGACGTGATGATGCCGAAGATGAGCGGCCTCGATGTCTGCAAGCAGCTGAAGGCCAAGCGGCCATCGATCCCCATCATCATGCTTACCGCGCGCGGCCAGGAGATCGACAAAGTTGTCGGTCTCGAGCTGGGGGCAGATGATTACGTGACGAAGCCGTTCTCAATTCGGGAGCTAGTCGCGCGTGTGAAAGCTGTCCTGCGTCGTAGCCACACGCTCCCAAAGGAACATGACAAGTATTCGTTCAGCGACGTCGAAGTCGACCTTCGCACCTGCCGCATTAGTCGCGCCGGGAAGCAGGTTGAGTTTTCCGCGATGGAGTTCGAACTGCTGAAGTACTTCATCTGCAATGCAGGCGAAGTTCTTAGTCGTGAGCGTCTGCTTGAAGACGTCTGGGGATACGACAGGTATCCAACAACCCGCACAGTAGATGCACACCTGGTGCGCCTACGCCAGAAACTTGAACCCAATCCGGAACAGCCGCGGTATTTTCTGACGGTTCATGGAATGGGGTATCGCTTCGTTGGCTAA
- a CDS encoding glucose uptake permease: MSTATQPLTSQRLGSFHSLGVLCGLGAGVWLGAAEAPTKLVNSGLSPFAISLCMVAGVFTARWTFPTLIKGTRSVFSDLMQKKHLIVWAVLAGALWAVANTLTVFAIRDVGLAIAFPLWNANSLIGILWGWALFGELRGADSKTVAKVVIGAVAIVIAAILLGFSTITGGISAPHAALRGIAAAAGASLLWGTMYVPYRKAYISGMNPLSFVTAFTVGELGAMISLVLALDGGTNSPVFHSSGIRPMLFWLFLGGFVWVIGDLLQQFAVKYLGIGRGIPLSNTNQLWGLAWGALVFGELAHADFTHKLLVISGSLVMVLGALSISSAVAGQGEHSSASEAVLAECNRYKLNYEKVLSEFRGESEERGKSRGWWDYLIILGGVGVFFWLGSQAAVPPISMNFYWLGLLSLILVVALIACAWALWRSTRFS, translated from the coding sequence ATGAGCACAGCGACTCAACCACTCACGTCTCAACGACTCGGATCGTTCCATAGTCTCGGCGTACTCTGCGGGCTTGGTGCCGGTGTATGGCTAGGGGCAGCCGAAGCCCCAACCAAGCTCGTGAATTCCGGTCTGTCTCCATTTGCCATTTCGCTGTGCATGGTGGCTGGGGTCTTCACTGCGCGATGGACATTTCCCACACTGATCAAGGGCACGCGATCGGTTTTTTCCGATCTCATGCAGAAGAAACACCTGATCGTGTGGGCAGTACTTGCGGGCGCATTGTGGGCTGTGGCCAACACTCTGACGGTTTTCGCCATACGAGACGTGGGACTCGCGATCGCGTTTCCATTATGGAATGCAAATTCGTTGATCGGAATACTTTGGGGATGGGCGCTGTTTGGAGAGCTGCGCGGTGCGGATAGTAAGACGGTGGCGAAAGTCGTGATCGGCGCGGTTGCGATTGTGATCGCCGCGATCCTGCTGGGCTTCAGCACAATCACGGGCGGGATCTCGGCGCCTCATGCAGCCCTCCGTGGAATTGCCGCTGCTGCCGGCGCCAGCTTGCTCTGGGGCACGATGTACGTTCCTTATCGGAAGGCGTACATCAGCGGAATGAATCCACTCTCGTTTGTTACGGCATTTACTGTCGGGGAATTGGGGGCGATGATCTCGCTGGTTCTGGCGCTGGACGGCGGCACAAACTCTCCTGTGTTCCATTCCAGTGGAATTCGACCGATGCTCTTTTGGCTGTTTCTTGGAGGGTTCGTTTGGGTAATCGGCGATCTGCTGCAGCAATTCGCGGTGAAGTACCTGGGAATCGGCCGCGGTATTCCGCTATCGAACACGAATCAGCTCTGGGGACTCGCATGGGGCGCGCTGGTTTTCGGGGAACTGGCTCACGCGGATTTCACGCACAAGCTTCTCGTGATTTCCGGTTCGCTTGTGATGGTGCTCGGAGCGCTATCGATCAGTTCTGCGGTGGCAGGCCAGGGAGAGCATTCGTCCGCAAGCGAGGCGGTTCTGGCTGAATGCAATCGCTATAAGTTGAATTATGAGAAGGTCCTGTCCGAATTCCGTGGTGAGTCCGAGGAGCGGGGAAAAAGCCGAGGCTGGTGGGACTACCTGATCATCCTTGGCGGAGTCGGCGTCTTTTTCTGGCTGGGGAGCCAGGCGGCTGTGCCTCCAATCTCGATGAATTTTTACTGGCTCGGACTTTTGAGCCTGATCCTGGTTGTCGCGCTGATTGCTTGCGCGTGGGCGCTGTGGAGGTCTACGAGGTTCTCGTGA
- a CDS encoding gfo/Idh/MocA family oxidoreductase → MNRREFLGGAAAVAASTLVQPSSATMMAASDRVNLAIIGPGSRGQQLMRTFLRVPGVRFAALCDIYEPRWDQARKITGENTRAFNDYRELLSTKDIDAVIVSTPLSLHSEHVIAALDSGHHVYGEKSMALTVPQCGEMRDAVKKSGRHYQIGLQYHYAPWYREAMRLIMSGKIGQVTQIYAYWHRNNSWRRPVPNDDPKLERLINWRLYREFSGGLVAELGSHHINFANEVFGGIPESVVGSGGVDFWKDGRETADNVQVIYRYPDGKTLFFSAITTNHFDGCQVQVCGTGGSIVLTEADGTYYYEPKTSSSAVPEALAVEHGVVTGASYKAELPYRGQGRPLTVPAGTQGNPDFVACDSFIESIRSNQRPKANEDVAWNCGVTVALGNYAIDHETGIKFADHVRA, encoded by the coding sequence ATGAATCGACGAGAATTCCTGGGAGGCGCGGCGGCTGTGGCTGCCTCGACTCTCGTACAACCGAGCAGTGCCACGATGATGGCGGCGTCTGATCGCGTGAATTTGGCAATTATCGGTCCGGGCAGCCGCGGCCAACAGCTGATGCGGACTTTTCTCCGAGTGCCCGGCGTTCGCTTCGCGGCTCTCTGCGACATCTATGAGCCGCGGTGGGATCAGGCACGCAAGATCACTGGCGAGAATACACGGGCATTCAACGATTATCGCGAACTGCTTTCCACGAAGGATATTGATGCGGTGATCGTTTCCACCCCTCTGTCATTGCACTCGGAGCACGTGATCGCGGCTCTCGACAGCGGTCATCACGTTTATGGCGAGAAGAGCATGGCGCTCACCGTCCCACAATGCGGAGAAATGCGCGACGCGGTGAAGAAGAGCGGACGACATTACCAGATTGGGCTGCAGTATCACTACGCTCCGTGGTATCGGGAAGCGATGCGGCTGATTATGTCGGGGAAGATCGGTCAGGTTACACAAATCTATGCCTACTGGCACCGCAACAACAGTTGGCGGCGTCCGGTTCCCAACGATGATCCAAAACTCGAGCGGCTCATCAACTGGCGTTTATATCGCGAGTTCTCTGGAGGCCTTGTCGCTGAGCTGGGGTCTCACCACATTAACTTTGCAAATGAGGTTTTTGGAGGAATTCCCGAATCGGTAGTGGGAAGCGGCGGCGTGGATTTCTGGAAAGATGGTCGCGAAACCGCGGACAACGTGCAGGTTATCTACCGTTATCCTGACGGCAAGACGCTCTTCTTTAGCGCGATTACTACGAATCACTTCGACGGATGTCAGGTGCAAGTGTGTGGCACCGGTGGAAGCATCGTTTTGACAGAAGCCGATGGCACCTACTACTACGAGCCGAAGACCAGTTCGTCAGCGGTCCCGGAGGCGCTGGCGGTTGAGCATGGAGTCGTGACCGGTGCGAGTTACAAAGCGGAGTTACCTTATCGCGGCCAGGGACGCCCGCTGACTGTTCCTGCGGGCACACAAGGGAATCCGGATTTTGTGGCCTGTGATTCGTTCATTGAAAGCATTCGGAGCAACCAGCGTCCGAAGGCGAATGAGGACGTTGCCTGGAATTGTGGTGTGACGGTGGCGTTGGGGAACTATGCGATTGATCACGAGACGGGGATCAAGTTCGCGGATCATGTGCGGGCTTGA
- a CDS encoding serine/threonine-protein phosphatase yields the protein MGCTATHRIRERSAENRSVMLESTTLPSVLDIELSLDSSAVSMPVVDLAEVTALYREVFEAQQVQRRLSGPRRLQRGQFEIAAEIFPVQHFSGDFVCIFDCGDSTLLALGDVAGKGLTAAMWSTHVMSLLRTSFANLRKPNLVASAINRDLCALGSGAPITTMVLAILDWQGDELTYCNAGHFPPFIKRQNGAVQRISAGGPALGAIPLAEFEETRVPFSPSDMFVGYSDGLIECLNGNDEEFGIERLLAQARNCQSQPASTALFSMIAAAQDFAHGTPRTDDLSLLIVSGASPR from the coding sequence ATGGGTTGCACGGCAACACATCGAATCCGAGAACGCTCCGCAGAGAATCGCTCAGTGATGCTCGAGAGCACGACGCTCCCGAGCGTGCTCGACATTGAGCTTTCGCTAGATAGTTCCGCGGTCAGCATGCCCGTAGTTGACCTGGCCGAAGTTACCGCGCTGTATCGCGAAGTGTTCGAAGCGCAGCAGGTGCAGCGCAGGTTGAGCGGGCCGCGCAGGCTGCAGCGCGGACAATTCGAAATCGCCGCGGAGATCTTTCCCGTCCAGCATTTCTCCGGCGACTTTGTTTGCATCTTCGATTGCGGCGATTCTACCCTCCTCGCGTTGGGCGATGTCGCCGGCAAAGGCTTGACTGCAGCGATGTGGTCCACCCACGTAATGAGCCTGCTCCGCACATCGTTTGCTAATCTCCGCAAACCTAATCTAGTTGCATCGGCGATCAATCGTGATTTGTGTGCCCTGGGTTCGGGCGCCCCAATCACGACGATGGTCTTGGCAATTCTCGACTGGCAAGGAGACGAACTCACTTACTGCAATGCGGGACACTTCCCGCCGTTCATCAAGCGACAGAACGGTGCAGTGCAACGCATCTCGGCAGGTGGTCCGGCGCTTGGCGCGATTCCGCTGGCCGAGTTTGAAGAGACGCGCGTTCCGTTCTCCCCATCCGACATGTTTGTTGGCTATTCCGATGGTTTGATTGAATGCCTAAACGGGAACGACGAGGAGTTCGGAATCGAACGACTGCTCGCCCAAGCCCGGAATTGTCAGAGTCAGCCTGCAAGCACAGCCTTGTTCTCTATGATCGCAGCAGCCCAGGATTTCGCCCATGGAACTCCGCGTACAGATGATCTGAGTCTGCTGATTGTATCTGGAGCGTCACCAAGGTGA
- a CDS encoding FAD:protein FMN transferase: MGSTFTIYLYTHDQTKADEVFEAAFDEIERVEEVLSNYRPSSELSRINRMAATEATTTDPEVFKLLETSFEYSRLSNGAFDITVGPLMRAWGFFRKNGRYPTRDELSHARAEVGWTKVKLDPNQRTVRFAVPGIELDPGGIGKGYAVDRVIDVLRDAGVKAALVDAGSSSLYALGAPPGKEGWKVIVPRPGDRAHAVAEVVLRDNSLSTSGSYEKFFRLNGRTYCHIMDPRTGEPVQGMLQTTVIAPTGTATDALSTTMFVMGPAEGRKLLESMPNTSAIWITNSTNEPFIEQWHWPGRLCRIQDDCPAAGEENRKQ, translated from the coding sequence ATGGGGAGCACATTCACGATCTATCTGTATACTCACGACCAAACAAAGGCGGATGAGGTGTTCGAGGCAGCATTTGACGAGATTGAGCGAGTGGAAGAAGTCTTGAGCAACTATCGGCCGAGCAGTGAACTCTCACGAATTAATCGTATGGCGGCAACCGAGGCGACCACGACGGATCCGGAGGTCTTCAAACTGCTTGAGACATCGTTTGAGTACAGCCGCTTGAGTAATGGCGCATTTGACATTACCGTGGGACCGCTCATGCGCGCGTGGGGCTTCTTTCGCAAGAATGGGCGCTATCCGACGCGCGATGAGCTATCGCACGCGCGAGCAGAGGTTGGGTGGACCAAAGTGAAGCTCGATCCGAACCAGCGAACGGTCAGATTCGCTGTTCCCGGAATAGAACTGGATCCGGGCGGCATCGGCAAGGGCTATGCTGTGGATCGAGTGATCGATGTGCTGCGCGATGCAGGAGTCAAGGCCGCTTTGGTCGATGCCGGCTCAAGCTCGCTTTACGCGTTAGGCGCTCCGCCCGGAAAAGAAGGGTGGAAAGTGATTGTGCCGCGACCCGGCGATCGTGCGCATGCCGTTGCCGAGGTTGTTCTGCGCGATAATTCTCTCTCGACTTCGGGCAGCTATGAGAAGTTTTTTCGCCTGAATGGCAGGACGTACTGTCACATCATGGATCCGCGCACTGGAGAGCCGGTGCAAGGGATGCTGCAGACGACTGTGATTGCTCCAACCGGCACGGCGACCGACGCGCTCTCTACGACGATGTTTGTCATGGGCCCTGCGGAGGGCAGGAAGCTACTTGAATCCATGCCCAACACCAGCGCTATCTGGATTACAAACAGCACCAACGAACCCTTCATCGAGCAGTGGCATTGGCCGGGCCGGCTTTGCCGGATCCAAGACGACTGCCCGGCGGCAGGAGAGGAAAACAGGAAGCAATGA
- a CDS encoding translocated intimin receptor Tir: MSFVEVAKAIVTDIHFLIPVAVLIVGVALLIKLH; encoded by the coding sequence ATGAGCTTTGTGGAAGTCGCCAAGGCAATTGTGACCGACATTCATTTCCTCATTCCTGTGGCCGTCCTGATCGTCGGTGTGGCCCTGCTGATCAAGCTGCATTGA
- a CDS encoding sensor histidine kinase — translation MLLTLELVALPAAALVVFSVLHLKSIQRDRAVEAAFQRDFQQMLAISDKRLTERAYEMADEARHKFPCPTAPNAGEELDKIVKDHPWIAHAFIFDKPTGTIVRSQSSKMSDPQSRAQGVKLQNEVQLWFSIEAESLLEKVRKMQHKGDKPYFAFSYPAAKGDKHPAYQNVLVFPIDAAGKDRITLGGICFDADFLQREFLPSTLRSIMADTEAEAARDSSHPKIGIMLHQYKDSEPVAASTGWDGGEPEVERKMEGAFPELVMGIKYQGTTIQAITERFLRTSYITLGCISLLLISGLYFTYRSVNKAMELAKLKSDIVSNVSHELRTPLSLIRLYAETLELGRIPDDAKQLEYYRIIRKESERLTALINNILDFSRIEAGKKEYEFRDTDLSSLVRSTLDAYRYQIEQNGFTYEEYITDELPPVRIDREAIARSLLNLVNNAIKYSNQDKYLAVSLYRANGSVKLDVSDHGIGIPRSEQHKVFDKFYRVCDPLCHENKGSGLGLSLVQHIVQAHGGEVSVESTPGKGSRFSITLPLHAALKSAEGSKPANEQVHTVGA, via the coding sequence ATGCTGCTGACGCTCGAGCTAGTGGCTCTTCCCGCGGCAGCGCTTGTTGTATTTAGCGTGCTGCACCTCAAGTCCATCCAGCGCGACCGCGCGGTTGAAGCTGCTTTCCAGCGCGACTTCCAGCAAATGCTAGCGATCTCCGATAAGCGGCTGACCGAGCGCGCTTACGAAATGGCGGATGAGGCGCGCCACAAATTCCCGTGTCCCACAGCACCAAATGCCGGCGAGGAGCTGGACAAGATTGTCAAAGACCATCCCTGGATAGCGCACGCCTTCATCTTCGATAAGCCGACCGGGACGATCGTCCGATCTCAGAGTTCGAAGATGAGCGATCCCCAATCACGCGCCCAAGGCGTAAAGCTGCAGAACGAAGTTCAGCTGTGGTTCAGCATTGAGGCCGAGAGTCTGCTGGAGAAAGTCCGGAAGATGCAACACAAGGGCGACAAGCCATATTTCGCCTTCTCCTATCCGGCCGCGAAGGGAGATAAACATCCTGCTTATCAGAACGTTCTCGTATTCCCGATAGACGCTGCGGGAAAAGATCGAATCACTCTGGGCGGGATCTGTTTCGATGCCGACTTTCTGCAGCGGGAATTTCTTCCAAGTACGCTGCGTTCCATCATGGCCGATACTGAGGCCGAAGCAGCTCGTGACAGCTCGCATCCGAAGATCGGGATCATGCTGCACCAATACAAAGACTCGGAACCAGTCGCCGCGTCCACAGGCTGGGACGGTGGTGAACCAGAAGTCGAGCGCAAGATGGAAGGTGCGTTTCCCGAGTTAGTAATGGGTATCAAGTATCAGGGCACTACGATTCAGGCAATCACCGAGCGTTTCCTGCGAACAAGCTATATCACGCTGGGCTGCATCTCTTTGCTGCTCATTAGCGGACTGTACTTTACGTATCGCAGCGTGAATAAAGCTATGGAACTCGCGAAGCTCAAGTCGGACATCGTGTCGAACGTCTCCCACGAGCTGCGCACTCCGCTCTCTCTCATTCGCCTATATGCAGAGACGCTCGAGTTAGGACGCATTCCTGACGATGCCAAGCAGCTCGAGTATTACCGGATTATTCGCAAGGAGAGTGAGCGGCTTACTGCGCTGATCAACAACATTCTTGATTTCTCGAGAATCGAAGCCGGTAAGAAAGAATACGAATTTCGCGACACCGATTTGTCGTCGCTGGTGCGCAGCACACTCGATGCGTACCGCTATCAGATCGAGCAAAACGGTTTTACGTACGAGGAATACATCACCGACGAGTTGCCGCCGGTCCGAATCGATCGCGAGGCGATCGCGCGTTCTCTGCTCAACCTGGTGAATAACGCGATTAAGTACTCAAATCAGGATAAGTACCTGGCCGTGAGTCTGTATCGAGCGAACGGATCGGTGAAGCTGGATGTGAGCGATCACGGAATCGGAATTCCCCGATCGGAACAGCATAAGGTCTTCGACAAGTTTTACCGCGTGTGCGATCCGCTCTGCCACGAGAATAAAGGCAGCGGGCTTGGATTGTCGCTCGTGCAGCACATCGTGCAGGCGCATGGCGGAGAGGTTTCGGTAGAAAGCACGCCCGGCAAAGGAAGCAGGTTCTCGATCACGCTGCCGCTGCACGCAGCGCTCAAATCGGCTGAAGGTTCCAAACCAGCAAATGAACAGGTACACACGGTGGGGGCATGA
- a CDS encoding phosphotransferase: MWFHLGIAVLLMSVTASAQQPDLVLHGTVKGEQNNTYIEVPFDVPANTARLTVSFHYTGKEERTTLDLGIQDPQRFRGWSGGNKSSFTISATDATPSYLPGVVLPGTWKLWIGVPNIRPQSVASYEAKIYFEAAGKGAVEGFAEAPLRSGAGWYRGDLHMHTAHSDGSCKSQNGNKMPCPVFVTLQAAAARGLDFIAVTDHNTVSHFDALRELQPYFDRLLLIPGREITTFEGHANVYGTTDFIDFRIGSGSVPDVKTLLERIGNRGALFSINHPGAPTGEVCMGCGWRPKAWDMRLVSAVEAVNGGAEEGPYSGVPFWEQQLSAGYRATAIGGSDNHNPDLPPDKPGSVGSPTTVVYASELSVPGILAGIHSGRVFVDLTGSQDRLLDFTAQAGTTKVAMGGILQVGAGDTVGLSVRVAGSAGSQLRILADGQPQASIPPVAITTSDQTLTAAWRSDGQRHWLRADVVSQSGKLELLGNPIYVSFGSGTRE; this comes from the coding sequence ATGTGGTTCCACTTGGGCATCGCGGTGCTTCTAATGTCTGTCACAGCATCAGCGCAACAGCCTGACCTCGTCCTGCATGGCACAGTGAAGGGCGAACAGAACAACACGTACATCGAAGTTCCTTTCGATGTTCCCGCGAATACGGCGAGGCTCACGGTTTCTTTTCACTACACAGGGAAAGAAGAGCGCACCACCTTGGACCTCGGCATTCAGGATCCGCAGCGCTTTCGTGGATGGAGTGGAGGCAACAAGAGTTCGTTCACGATCAGCGCGACTGACGCTACGCCGTCGTATCTTCCGGGAGTGGTGCTGCCGGGCACATGGAAGCTGTGGATCGGCGTACCCAACATTCGCCCGCAGAGTGTGGCCTCTTACGAGGCCAAGATCTACTTTGAGGCGGCGGGAAAAGGAGCTGTAGAAGGATTCGCAGAAGCGCCTCTTCGTTCCGGCGCCGGATGGTATCGCGGCGATCTGCACATGCATACCGCGCACAGTGATGGTTCCTGCAAAAGCCAGAATGGGAATAAGATGCCTTGTCCTGTTTTTGTAACACTTCAGGCTGCTGCTGCTCGTGGGCTCGACTTTATAGCGGTTACGGATCACAACACCGTCTCGCACTTCGATGCGCTGCGTGAGCTGCAACCGTACTTCGACCGCCTGCTGCTGATTCCCGGCCGGGAGATTACAACCTTCGAAGGGCATGCCAATGTCTACGGCACAACTGACTTCATCGATTTCCGCATCGGCTCCGGCTCTGTTCCTGATGTGAAAACTTTGCTGGAGCGGATCGGAAATCGTGGCGCGCTCTTTTCGATCAACCATCCCGGTGCGCCTACGGGAGAGGTATGCATGGGCTGCGGCTGGCGCCCGAAGGCCTGGGACATGCGTCTGGTTTCGGCAGTGGAAGCGGTGAATGGCGGGGCAGAGGAAGGCCCCTACTCCGGAGTTCCATTTTGGGAGCAACAGTTAAGTGCCGGATATCGCGCTACCGCCATTGGCGGCAGCGATAATCACAATCCCGATCTTCCTCCGGACAAGCCTGGCTCAGTGGGAAGCCCGACGACCGTCGTGTACGCCTCCGAGTTGTCGGTGCCTGGGATCCTGGCTGGGATCCATTCTGGACGGGTATTCGTCGACCTTACGGGGTCCCAGGATAGATTGCTCGACTTCACGGCCCAGGCTGGAACCACGAAAGTGGCAATGGGCGGCATTCTGCAAGTTGGTGCTGGCGATACCGTGGGTCTATCGGTTCGAGTGGCAGGAAGCGCGGGGTCGCAACTACGAATTCTGGCCGATGGTCAGCCGCAAGCCTCAATTCCGCCGGTCGCCATTACCACCTCCGACCAGACGCTTACAGCAGCGTGGCGCAGTGACGGTCAGCGCCACTGGTTACGCGCTGACGTCGTATCGCAATCTGGAAAATTAGAGTTGCTCGGCAATCCCATTTACGTTAGCTTTGGCTCAGGAACGCGCGAGTGA